The region AGTGCCGAATATTGGAAAGACACGTTCGCTTTCGCTGCCAGTGATCGCGAAGGTTTTAGAACAGGATTTAGACAAAGCGTCAGTCTCGCCGTATCTGGTCGAGGAAGAAGAAGTTGTTGGCGTTTAGCCTGCCAGCAAATATTGCATAAAGAATGTCGAATATCGGATAGCATTTATTCAATATTCGACATTCTTTATTCAGTCATTGGTTATGAACAGCCTTGTATTTTCAAATATGCTTCACCGTCCTGCCCGGACAGTTGTAAGCATCGTCGGCATCGGTATCGGCATTTTGCTGATCGTTTTCACGATTGGCCTGGCCGATGGAACGATGCGTGAACGCGCTCAACGTGAATCGAATGTCGGTGCTGAGATAATGTTTCGCGCATCGGGTAGCATCGGGTTGAGCGGATCGGATGCTCTGCGGCTTCCGGCATCGATGGCGAGTGAAATCGAAAAAATAGATGGCGTTGCTGCTGTCGTGCCTGTCGCACAGAACAGCGTTGCGGCCACCGATGCTGCTACTGGCAGCCGCCTGATCGATGGTGTGCCTTATGACAAGTATGCTGCAACTGCGGGACTACAGATCGTGCAGGGAAGAAAGTTTACTGACGGCCGCGACGAGATCATGACCGACACGGCATGGCTCGCGAGACGAAAAGCAAAGATCGGCGATAAATTCAGTCTATATGAACGCGATTTTGAGATCGTAGGCACATATGAACCTAGTGCCGGCGCACGTATTAAAATTCCGTTGGCGACAATGCAGGCACAGCTTGGTGCTGATGACAAAGTTTCGGCGTTTCTTGTAAAGATCAAAGATGGTTTCACGCCGGCCGTTGTGGGAGATAGTCTGAATGCGAAATTTCCGGACAGCCAGATCATTCTCACCAGCGAACTCGAAGAGCTTTATATGCAGGGCATTCCCGCGTTGAACGTCTTTCTTGATGTAGTCGTCGGTGTTGCGGGCGTGATCAGCGCGTTGATAATTTTACTGACGATGTACACGACCGTCACCGAACGAACGCGTCAGATCGGCGTGCTGAAATCGCTCGGTATGTCGAAAACGAGCATTGCCGCGACGATCGTAAAAGAAGCGCTTCTCATCAGTTTGGGCGGAATTCTTTTTGGTGTGCTGGCGACTGTCGGCCTCAAGTACATACTAGCAAAATGGACTACGCTCACTGTGGCGATCGAACCGCAGATTATCTTGACTATCGTGATCGTTGGATTATTCAGCAGTATCATTGGAGCACTGTATCCCGGCCTCAAGGCTGCAAGGCTCGATGCTGTCGAGGCTTTGAATTACGACTAAATTATTGATTTGCTATTGCCTTAACTACGGCCAGTGAATTTTCGTTCAGTTGATAGATGCGTGCCGACATTACACCACCGGCCTTTATATCAGCCGACGAGGCAGTTTGTTTTTCGAGGTAGTCTTCGTAAGCGGTGTTACTAAAATAACGACGCCCTTTGGTTAGAACGATGAAGTCACCATTCCTCAGGGCGGCCACTTCGCTTTTTTCGGAAAGGGAAACAAAGTGCAGATCTCTGCGGTTGATCTTGCCCGCATAATATTCAAACAGCGTCGGCGTCTCACAGGCAATGATCGCTCCGCTTTCCGCGAGGGGTGCGATAGCCGTTACGACGTCATGGGTGCTTGTATCGTAAAATTCGTCGTGAGGAAAATACGATCCCGCCGCCGCCATGCCGCCGCCGAGTGGGTTTGTAAATAGTCGAAAGTGAGGCGTGACAGATAGTGAGGCGAACAGCGGTCCTGCAAGCAACGCGGCGAACAAGATTATTTGGCAAACTGCGGCAGATGTTATCGATAATTTACCTGAAAGCCAGTTAACTCCAAAATAGAATCCGACAGCCGCAGAGATGAGTATCAGTGGCTCGGCAAATGTGAAATAGCGCGTAAATTTGCCGCCGAGAAAAGTAAAAGGCATGAACCACAGAAAGGCCCACATCAAAAGATAAAAACGGCCGTCACCGAGGTTGCGTTTGAACATCAATGGCAAGCCGATGAAAAATAGTGCCAGCGTAGTCAATGAGGTTTTTACTGCGATGAAAACATAATAAAACGTCCAAGGAACACCATTCAGCCAGTCGGTGACCTTGTGCGGATAGAGCACACCGATAAATTCATAACTGTCATGGCCTATCCGTTTTTCGCTGGAGAACTTTAGCATTTCATGCCATGTGTCGGGCAACAGGATCGTTGGATTTAATAGCAAGAAAACGACGCCCATGATGGCGAAAAATAAGATCCAGCGAAGATTCCCAATGTCCCACTTCTTATTTGGCAGTCTCAAGAAAGTATTATAGTAGCCACCAATGATCGAGAGGAAAAATGGATAATATTTTGAAGCCATTAGAGCCCCAAAACCTGCAGCCGAACCCCAAACATAGCGAATCCAATTTGGGTGTCCTTGTTCGGCCTTGGTCTGGCTTTTTACGAAGAAAAGACTCGTCACAAGAAAGAAGAACAGAACGAGACTGTCTTCTTTTGCGATTCGGTCAAAACCTATCGCCATCGGCTCAACGGACCAGAGAGCTGCGGTTGTCAAACCGATGCTGCGTCCAAACAATTCGGAGACGAACAAAAAAAGCAGAAGTGCAGTGAAGGTTCCAAAAAGAGCAACCGGAAAACGCAGAGCCGCTTCCTCCGGAATATGAAGATGCGGTGATGCAATTGAGTTGTTGAGCTTTTCTGCTGAAGCTATACTTATTGTTTGGAGGCCTTTCATCAGGAAAGGATGCTCGCCGTTTTTTCCAGATAATCCGTTCGTCCGATACTCTTCGACGGTTTGAAGTTTGTTAAATTCGTCCTCGCTGAGACTTTCAACGCCCAGATCGTGTATGCGAAGGGTAAAGCCGATTAGTAGAAAAACGCACAGGATAATTACCGCCGTAATTTGATTCCGTGCGAAATACAAGTGATCGGAGAACTTTTCAGGATGTATTCCGGCGGTCGTTGGAGTAAGGATCTGGACTGGCAATTTCTTATTATTCTCCAAGAGTCATTGTTAGCGGCTAAATGTAAGCAAATCGCGGCTAAGAAGTATTCCAGAACTAACTTTGAAGAGTATCTGATTGCCAAATGCTATGTCAAAATAATTCAAATCGTTTTCTTAAAATGTTATGATTGTGCTTCGGCCACAAGAAAAGAGGCGTAAGGGGATGGCGTTTGGTATTACGTTTGTTAACAGCAACATTGTTGGGAATTTGGCTCTTGCTTGTTTTCTTAAGTAAAGGCGGATTTATTCATCTTTTTCTGCTAAGTGCGATCGGCATAGCTTTTGTGGATGCAGTAGGAATGTATCGCAGTCGAATTACGGCTTAATGCACTAAATTACTGTAAAACGCAATGGATTTGTTCTGCATCATATTTGCTTACAGTTGATTTTGATTGTTTCTGGTTAACTTCGACGTTAATAGTCTGTTTTGTTTCTGATAGTTGAGTTTTAATCGTTCTGGTGCCTATGGATCTATTCAGAGACCCTCTTAGGAAAAAGAAATTATGTTCTAAGGCAACATTTTATTTGTGCTGCCTTTTCTTTGTTACGAATCAGGTAAGTGCTCAAACCTCAAACGCGGCCGGAACCGAAACGATTGATAACGAGGTTAAGGAAGTTGAGGGTGAGTCTGCTGACCAAGGTTCGACCTTTTGGGTCGAGAAAGTGAGGGTTGATGGCGGAGCGGAGATCTTGACCATCTTTGCCCGGTCCGGAAATGCGAAAGCCTCTGCAAATAATAAAGATGCTGAAATACCGCTAGTCAGTGTTCTTCGCGACTCACTAGGCGACCAAAAACCGGAAAATGACCAGCTTCGATACGTCTGGATGCTGACCCACACGAGGCCTTCGCGGAATCAGAAAGTTGCGGCTTTTGTGCCGTTTCTCTATTCCAGAACCACAAACAAAAAAAGCTCGGGTACAGATCCGCCGCCGCCCATCATAGATTTGAAATCTTCGGAGAAAGGTCCTTGGAGCAAGGCCTTTCGCTTTATCTTTAAGAAGGTTATTCTCAATGAATTTGGTGTCGGCGTTAAGTCGTCGGTTCTTCAGTACAAGCAGAATAAAGCTGATTACCGGAACACCGCTATCGAGCGGGCTCTGACTGTTCTGTCGTTGTATCAAAGCCAATCGGCTGCAAGTGAACGGCTGTTGGATGAGAATGAATTAAAGGATATTCAGGCTCGATTATGGCTTACAAGCAAGTCACTTGGATGGCATATGCAGAGTGAGAATCTTACACGGGTCTTTGACAAAGAGCTTGCCAAAACCCGCGATATACGAAATCAAAATTGGGAATTGCTGCGTCAATATTCTGAAGAACAGGGTTTATATTTTGATCCATTGGAAATGTCCGACGGAAGTGTACGACATGCTTTGGTATGGACATCAGCGGCGGATATCGAAAGCAACAAGGACAAAAAATTTGATTCCCGCTTCCTGAATATTAAAAATCCATGGAAAGATACCGACCTTGCGAACTGGAAAGGCTACTCGCAAGTACGCTGGTTTGATGAGAACAGCCGGCAAGTTTCACCGGACACGCCACAGGCAAAACCCAGAACGCTCATACCGCTGGCTCTTTACGGGTTGGATTTTCCTAAAATACCAACACTGCTAGTTGATTTTCGCAATAATAACAATGTGAAGCGACGTGAGATGTCCAAACGGATTCTGAATGATATTACCAATAACGTTCTGTCAATCGGACAGTTCAGCAATTTGCCCTATTTTTTAGGAAAGTTCAGTTATGATTACATTACTGGCAAACGCGGAATGGACGTCAATCAGACTTCTCGCCTGAGATCGTATTCGCAGTTAAAGCTGCTGCTGACACTCGACTCCGAGTTAAGTAAGGACGTTAGGGATGAAATCGCGAACAGATTGGAAAATGCGACACTAAATCCGTTGGAAAATGACGTAGATGTCGAAGCAAAATTAGCTAGGGACCAGTACGAGAACCTGTTGGCGTATGCAAAACGTTCCGACGGTTTGCCTAAACAGATCGACAAGGACCGACGCGAAGAGATGGTGAAGCTTATGCATAGTGGCAAGCAACGGTTCCTTTATTCGGCAGCAAATTTCTTTTCATTTGGTCTCTACACAAAACGCGAAAAGTCGACTCCTGAATTGATTGCGCGAATGGACACGCGACGGCAGTTGGATAGGCACGAACGTTACTTGCGCGAGGTTGCACACAACTCCGCGAAACCGGAGATTGACAGCGATGTTGAGACATTAAAGCGTTCCTTACAATTCATTTCCGATAATGGAGCCGCCGCCAAAGCGAAAACAACCCGTGCTCTCGCAAAAATCTTCAAGAGCACCGAAGATGAAGACATGCGTCGCATGTGTGTGACCGGCCTTTACCGCATCAATAATTCCGAGGCAAAAAAACAGCTTCTAGCCATCTACGGCAATTCTAACATCACAGAAGGCTGGCGCAGTTTGTGTGCTCATTATTTGAAATTAGCTTTGGAAGAAGGTCAGCAGATTTCGACACGCGACGCACGAACGATCGCGGCAATCGCTGCAAACTAACAACAAACTCATTATAATGTCTCTTCGATCTATAGCATTTCGATCCGTGCTGGTGTTGGCATCTGTTGCGAGCATAGCCGGATCGGTGTTTTCGCAGGGCGTTAAGCGCGTAGTTTTGGTAAAAGTCGATGGACTACCCGGTTACTACGTCGATCGTTATGTGAATCAACGTGATCCGGAAACTGGCAAGTCGATGCTTCCGTGGTTCGAGGAAGTCTTTTACAAAAACGGCACGCGTCTCGCAAATTTTTACACACGTGGAATGAGTCTTTCGGGACCCTCGTGGGGCCAACTCGATACAGGACAGCATTTGCAAATCAAAGGCAATGTCGAGTACGACCGGTTCACTTTGCATCCGTACGATTATCTCAATTTTTTTCCATATTACCGTGATTACGGTTTGAGCAAGAGAGTGGACATGCCAGCTGTAGAGGTGATGGATCAGTTAAAGATACCGTTATTGTCAGACGCTTTTCCTTTTGAAAAGAAATACACCAGTCCGCAGCTGTATCAGCGCGGGAATGACTGGGCATTGATTGCCGGCGGTTTTTTAAAGCTGTATCCCGGCGATCCGGGTGATTTTATTGATGAATGGTCGATGGGATTAAATTTTCGAGGCATTCTTTCCGATCAGGGTTTGCGAAACATAACGGGAAAATTGGCCAAACGTCCGGAGATCGACTATTTCGACTATTACGACACATCATTTGACCACATCTCACACCATAACAATGACGATGCCTCGCGGCTCGTAGTTCTCAAGGAAATGGATCGTGTCATAGGGAAGATCTGGTTAGCTATTCAGTCGTCACCGCGTGGTGAAGAAACTGCATTGATCCTGCTCTCAGACCATGGATTCAATGCGAAGGAAAAAGTGAACAGTCAGGGGTTCAATCTGGTAAAACTTCTGACCAGTGCTGAGGGCGGCGGCCATCATGTAGTTACAAAGCGCCGACTTATGCTGAATTATTCAGTGAAGGGTCTTTATCCGCTAACTCCACTAATCAGGACAGTTGCCGCCGAATCGTATTATCTAAAAGGGCAAAGCCAGCAGTATCCGACCGCGTTGCTCGATTTTGACGGAAACGAGCGATCGTCGATACACTTGCGTAACAATGACTTAAATATGCTCCACATTCTGTTGCAGCAGCTTCAGTCGAACAAGCTTTCTCCCGAATTAAGGGCTGCTGCGACTGAGGCTATATTTAAGATCATTGGCGAACATTCTGCGACCTGGCGAACAGCCGCAGACGAGATGGATGAAGAACTTGATGCCTTGCACCGATGGATCGAAGCCCAGCAAAAGATCATTCCAACGCTTGTGATGAAGACCAGCAAAATGCTGCCGGATCGAGGCCTAACTGAAAAGAACCGCAGGATTGCCGCCCAGACAGCCATCGCGATCACTGCCGAATCAGACTATCGTAAATATCTAATTTCGCTGCGCAAACTGTTAAGCCTGAAACGCGAAACATTCAATCCTCACTATATCAAGATCGAAGATCTGATCGCTCCAGGAGCAATGGGCGATGCGAACGACATCTATCAATTACAAAACTATGTTGTAGGACTTTCAGCTGTGGGTCTGTCACTTGATTCCTCACGACAACTTGATCTTGACAAGAGTTTTACTCGGGTGAATTATTTCGAACTTCTCCACAGCCAAAAGGTTATTAACAATGTGCAGCGTGAAGTCGCTAATCGGCCGATAGATTTTGTGGCTATTCGAGTGCCGCTAGATGCCGTTTCCGCCTCTCTTCCTGATGGAACGAATGTGAATGAAGATCCTATCTGGCTTGTTGGTGAAAATGAAAAGCAGGCTCTGATCCTTTCGCGTGGTGATGCGGACGGCGAACAAAGTTATCGCTATCTTCCAGTAGGTGGTCTGCGTCAGGACGCTTTTGGAACAGTTACATTTCAGATCAAGGATTGGGCCGACGGGTTTCCATTGAAATTCTTTGAGGACAAGAATCTTGCGGTTTCCGACCGGAAAGCCTGGCTGAGTAATTGGCATTCAGAGATCGAATGGATGCGGACGACTCATAAGACTACTTACTCAAATGCGATCATTGGGTTGAATGATCAGGTTGACCGCCATCCGCTTTCTAACGACGACAGTACGTTGTCGGCTGACGAGAAACTTATCTCGCGTTTTCGTCAACGTCAGCGCCGCCTGACCGAAGCGGACATGCTTATTCTAGCCAACAATCATTGGAATTTTGACGTTCGCGGATTCAATCCGGGCGGCAATCATGGGTCATTATTCCGCGTTTCGACGAATTCTACTCTTATGTTTGCGGGTGGTGAAAAAACAGGTATCCCGCGAGGCCTGACTGTTGAAGAACCATATGACGGCATGAGTTTTGCTCCTACCCTGCTGCGTTTGATGGGAAAGATCGATGACGAGAACCGACCGAAATCTGAGCTTAAAGAGCTCGGCTTTCGAAAGTTTCCCGGCCGTGTCGTGCGCGAGGTGACCGGGAAATAATCAATCTGACTTCTTTGATAGACGGTTCATACCGCCTGCTGCACCACGCCAGAACAAAATAATAACACCGATAAGATTTCCGCAGAGGCTCGTTCCACGGCGAACGAGAGCAAGCGCAACGCCGACGCCCGGAGTTGCTCCGTATCCGAGGGTTTTAAGTATAAGTTCGTTGCCGCCCTCGTAAACGCCAACGTTTGCGGGAATAAATCCGTAAGTCAAATTGACGATCTTGGTCAGGGATTCGATGATGAAAGCTTTAGTAAAAGTCGGCTCATACCCGAGAAACGTCATCGCAAAATAGACCTCAGTGATACTTACCAACTGCACACAGAGCGAGATGCCAAAGACAAGAAAGAAGTCTGCGGGACGGTTATGGTAAAACTGAAACACGTTGTTCTCAACGTTGAGGATGCCCTCGCGCTTTTTGACCAGAAATTTTGGGGCAAGGCTGCGTTTGGACAAAAAGTCGATTGTGTGAGTAAGCGGAGTGATCTTGAAGAGTATCGCTAGAGCAAAGATCGTGAATGTTACTACCATAGCGATCACGATGGCCAGCAATATCCTGCTCATCGTTGTCCCGCTGCTGCCATAATTTAATACGAGGAGCACGACGCCGCTAAGAACAAGGACGATTACTGATGTGTAATACAGAATGTTGTCGAGGATGACCGCCGAAGCTCCGTGCGTAACAGGCAGGTGCTTTTTCATTAGCATCACCTTTGTGGCGTCGCCCAAAAATGGCCCAGTAAATGCTGAGAACAGAGTAACCGCTTCTCCGCCAAATCTGGCGGCGACAGCAGAGCGGTATTTGAAAGTGCGACGCTCCGGGGCAACCGCTCTGTACATGCTCGCCGCCCGCATAAGGTGCCGGATCATATTCAGCGACACTAGGAGTAAGAATCCTGAACCTACATCCAGCAGAGCTTCTGAAATAGTACCTCGATTGCTGTAAACCAATACAATCACGACCGCCAAACCAGCCAAAAAAGCGGCAATGTGAAGCAGAAGAAAGATCGGCCGATAGGTACCTTTTTGTTTTGCCTCAGACTCAATAACGGACGAATCTGGATCTGCAATAACAGGTTGCATACAATACTGAAAAGCCGTACAGACGGTTCATTTTAAGTATATCTAGTTTTGAAAGGTAAACATAATGAGCGGTTTTGGGTGATAAACTAACGACCACGCAGTGTGTACGAGGGGATTCTGAGGGTGATGCAGTACACTTTCACGGGAAAATGCTGGGCTCAATCACTGATCCAAAAAAGCCGAAGAGGCCGTCATATCAGACTTGCCAGGTTAGACAGATCGCCTAGAACATCCGACGATAGATGCACTCTCAGGGCACGTCGGCTGCGGTCCAGTAAAACCTGAAAATCACCCCGTGCCTGTGCCGATTTTACGACACCGAAAGTAAATTTCTGATTCGGAACCCCCAGATCAAAAGCATCATCCGAAGTGATCTGTAGGAAAACGCCATTGTTTGCCCCACCTTTGTAAGCTTGTCCGGTTGAATGCAGGAAACGCGGGCCAAAACCGAGACAGGTCGCCGCATCTGTGCGCTTCAGGACACTTTCGCGAATCGCATCAAGCAATTTCCCGTTCTCGTCGTTCATTTGGATATAAGCGAGTAACCCGAAATAATCGGTTTCGACAATACTTGCAATGTGGGCGCCGAGATAGGCTTTTAGTGATTTTTCGTTTGTTGAAGCGGATAGCTTTGCTGCGTACTCGTCACTTGTAAATAACGAAATGCCATTTTCCTCGAAGAACGGATGTTCGTCAGGGAGCGAACCCTCCCTTTCATATTCGTCGGTTATCTTTCGTGCTTCGATTTTTGCCGCTTCGACATCAGGTTGGTTGAAGGGATTTATTCTCATTATCGAACCTGCAACAGCGGTTGCAAATTCCCAGCGGAAAAATTCCTGTCCGAGGTCGTCAATCGACTCAAGCTCGATCTTTACTGCCGGATGTCCGGCAGCCGTTACCGAATTAAAATCAGCATCAAAATTATCACCGCGTTTCACATTCAGAAATACAAAAACGCGGTCGTTTGAATATGTATCGATAGATTGAAGCGGTTCGCGGTCAACCGGAATTATCGCTACACCTTTTTTGCCGGTGGATTCGGCGATCAATTGTTCGAGCCAGGCGCCGAGATCGTGAATTTCGGGCGAAGTGAAGATAGTCAACTTGTCGCGGCGAGCGCTGTGACAGACGCCGAGTATCGCTCCGAGCAGTGCTCCGGGGTTTTCATTTAGGTCGGCATTTTTACAAGCCTCAACCATTTCATTTGCTGTTTGAAGAAATTGCTCTACATCAAGTCCCATCGATGCCGCAGCCGTCATGCCAAATGCTGACAGAGCCGAAAATCGTCCGCCGATCTCAGGCTTGCCGTAAAAGATATGGCGAAACTCATCGCCCTTTGCGATTTCTTCCATCTTCGATCCGGGATCGGTGATAGCTACAAACTGTCGTCCGGCTTTCTCACGTCCAACACTTTCAGCAACCTTTTCATAGAAGTATTGCTTGAAACAATTTGGCTCAAGCGTCGAGCCCGACTTGCTGGCGACGATGAAGAGCGTTTTTTCGAGATCGATCTTGTCCTCGACCGCTTTAACCTGAGCGGGAACTGTGGAATCCAGAATGTGAAAATTCGCTTTGCCGAAGGTCATTGCGAGAACTTCAGGGCAAAGCGATGATCCGCCCATTCCGAGCAACAGCACATCGGTAAATCCTGCGGTGGAAATATCTTGATAGTAATCGCGATACTTATCGACATTTGCCAATTCTTCACCGACGATATCGAGCCAGCCGAGCCATTTGGCTTCGTCGTCGTTGGTCCAAATAGTTGCGTCTTTTGCCCAGAATTTTTCTATCTTGTTATTGGTTTGCCAATTTTCGATCTCATTGCGAAAGTTGGTCTCTAAGTTTGCGGGAAGGCTATATTTACAAGTGTTCAGCATAGCTCAATATTGGTCAAATTCAGATCGGCTGTCAAATTATTCTAATGAAGTAACATCCGGCCGAAGCATTAGTCGATAAGCATCCCTTTTGACTTCCTCGACAGTTGGGCGGACAATGAGGTTTGATCATTTGATAACGAAAGCGTTTGAGGTTGTCGTCATGTTAAGACGGCTAAATAGGGTAAGCGGGTGAGATTCCCGCACGATCGCGTCACCGTAATAGCGATTTTTGATTTTTGAATTTTGATTTTGGATTGAAGAACAAATCCAAAATCCAAAATTCACAATCCAAAATCGATGAAGTCGGGCCGCCTGCCTCAAGAACAACAGCCATGATAGATGTTTCGCGTCAAAACATCGCAGGCAAACACGGTAATTTTTGCAACAACGCCTTGTTTTTCTGGTCGATGAATGTCGACGACGGAAAAGCAAGGCGTTTTTTGTTAAAGGATAAAGGCGAAAGGATAAAGGAAAAAGTGGGGCGAAAGAAGAGGTTTATTTTCTTGTTGCTGGCGTTGCTTGCGGCTTGCGGTGGTGTCAAGAACGACAGCGCGACAAGTTCGTCCGTTTCGCAGGTGCCAATGCGGGTGGTGACGGACGATCTTGGACGAACGGTAACTGTGCCGGTCAAGATCACGCGTGCGGTCAGTCTGGCTCCGAGTTTGACTGAGAATATTTTTGCCGTTGGAGCAGGCGACCGGCTTGTCGGCGTAACGACGTTTTGTAATTATCCCGAAGCCGCAAAATCGATAGCAAAGATCGGCGACACGATGAATCCAAATATGGAGTCGATCGTCGCACTAAAGCCCGATGTTGTATTTGTCTCGACGGCCTCGCAGATAGAGGCATTTACTAAAACGCTTGAGGCAAATGGGATTGCAGTATATGTGACGAATCCTAAAGATCTCGAAGGTTTATTTGAGAACCTAACGAATTTGGGGCGGCTGTTCGGAACTGAAAGTGCAGCGGACATTTTGGTGACGCAATTACGAGATCGGAGTAACAAGTGTTTTATACCGGTCAGAGCGCCGCAACGAGTCTTTGTTCAGATATCAAAAGAGCCTTTGTTTACTATAGGTCGAGGGGCATTCGTGACCGAACTCGTAAAAACTGCCGGTGGTATCTCGGTGACGGCAGATGTC is a window of Chloracidobacterium sp. DNA encoding:
- a CDS encoding flippase-like domain-containing protein, giving the protein MQPVIADPDSSVIESEAKQKGTYRPIFLLLHIAAFLAGLAVVIVLVYSNRGTISEALLDVGSGFLLLVSLNMIRHLMRAASMYRAVAPERRTFKYRSAVAARFGGEAVTLFSAFTGPFLGDATKVMLMKKHLPVTHGASAVILDNILYYTSVIVLVLSGVVLLVLNYGSSGTTMSRILLAIVIAMVVTFTIFALAILFKITPLTHTIDFLSKRSLAPKFLVKKREGILNVENNVFQFYHNRPADFFLVFGISLCVQLVSITEVYFAMTFLGYEPTFTKAFIIESLTKIVNLTYGFIPANVGVYEGGNELILKTLGYGATPGVGVALALVRRGTSLCGNLIGVIILFWRGAAGGMNRLSKKSD
- a CDS encoding bifunctional transaldolase/phosoglucose isomerase; its protein translation is MLNTCKYSLPANLETNFRNEIENWQTNNKIEKFWAKDATIWTNDDEAKWLGWLDIVGEELANVDKYRDYYQDISTAGFTDVLLLGMGGSSLCPEVLAMTFGKANFHILDSTVPAQVKAVEDKIDLEKTLFIVASKSGSTLEPNCFKQYFYEKVAESVGREKAGRQFVAITDPGSKMEEIAKGDEFRHIFYGKPEIGGRFSALSAFGMTAAASMGLDVEQFLQTANEMVEACKNADLNENPGALLGAILGVCHSARRDKLTIFTSPEIHDLGAWLEQLIAESTGKKGVAIIPVDREPLQSIDTYSNDRVFVFLNVKRGDNFDADFNSVTAAGHPAVKIELESIDDLGQEFFRWEFATAVAGSIMRINPFNQPDVEAAKIEARKITDEYEREGSLPDEHPFFEENGISLFTSDEYAAKLSASTNEKSLKAYLGAHIASIVETDYFGLLAYIQMNDENGKLLDAIRESVLKRTDAATCLGFGPRFLHSTGQAYKGGANNGVFLQITSDDAFDLGVPNQKFTFGVVKSAQARGDFQVLLDRSRRALRVHLSSDVLGDLSNLASLI
- a CDS encoding alkaline phosphatase family protein; amino-acid sequence: MSLRSIAFRSVLVLASVASIAGSVFSQGVKRVVLVKVDGLPGYYVDRYVNQRDPETGKSMLPWFEEVFYKNGTRLANFYTRGMSLSGPSWGQLDTGQHLQIKGNVEYDRFTLHPYDYLNFFPYYRDYGLSKRVDMPAVEVMDQLKIPLLSDAFPFEKKYTSPQLYQRGNDWALIAGGFLKLYPGDPGDFIDEWSMGLNFRGILSDQGLRNITGKLAKRPEIDYFDYYDTSFDHISHHNNDDASRLVVLKEMDRVIGKIWLAIQSSPRGEETALILLSDHGFNAKEKVNSQGFNLVKLLTSAEGGGHHVVTKRRLMLNYSVKGLYPLTPLIRTVAAESYYLKGQSQQYPTALLDFDGNERSSIHLRNNDLNMLHILLQQLQSNKLSPELRAAATEAIFKIIGEHSATWRTAADEMDEELDALHRWIEAQQKIIPTLVMKTSKMLPDRGLTEKNRRIAAQTAIAITAESDYRKYLISLRKLLSLKRETFNPHYIKIEDLIAPGAMGDANDIYQLQNYVVGLSAVGLSLDSSRQLDLDKSFTRVNYFELLHSQKVINNVQREVANRPIDFVAIRVPLDAVSASLPDGTNVNEDPIWLVGENEKQALILSRGDADGEQSYRYLPVGGLRQDAFGTVTFQIKDWADGFPLKFFEDKNLAVSDRKAWLSNWHSEIEWMRTTHKTTYSNAIIGLNDQVDRHPLSNDDSTLSADEKLISRFRQRQRRLTEADMLILANNHWNFDVRGFNPGGNHGSLFRVSTNSTLMFAGGEKTGIPRGLTVEEPYDGMSFAPTLLRLMGKIDDENRPKSELKELGFRKFPGRVVREVTGK
- a CDS encoding cobalamin-binding protein, whose protein sequence is MIDVSRQNIAGKHGNFCNNALFFWSMNVDDGKARRFLLKDKGERIKEKVGRKKRFIFLLLALLAACGGVKNDSATSSSVSQVPMRVVTDDLGRTVTVPVKITRAVSLAPSLTENIFAVGAGDRLVGVTTFCNYPEAAKSIAKIGDTMNPNMESIVALKPDVVFVSTASQIEAFTKTLEANGIAVYVTNPKDLEGLFENLTNLGRLFGTESAADILVTQLRDRSNKCFIPVRAPQRVFVQISKEPLFTIGRGAFVTELVKTAGGISVTADVESAYPKISKETASALDPEVIILSESDDNKEPNEVFNNSPAVKKGRVFKINADLLSRPGPRLVDALDQIAKDLHPEKFK
- a CDS encoding ABC transporter permease; amino-acid sequence: MNSLVFSNMLHRPARTVVSIVGIGIGILLIVFTIGLADGTMRERAQRESNVGAEIMFRASGSIGLSGSDALRLPASMASEIEKIDGVAAVVPVAQNSVAATDAATGSRLIDGVPYDKYAATAGLQIVQGRKFTDGRDEIMTDTAWLARRKAKIGDKFSLYERDFEIVGTYEPSAGARIKIPLATMQAQLGADDKVSAFLVKIKDGFTPAVVGDSLNAKFPDSQIILTSELEELYMQGIPALNVFLDVVVGVAGVISALIILLTMYTTVTERTRQIGVLKSLGMSKTSIAATIVKEALLISLGGILFGVLATVGLKYILAKWTTLTVAIEPQIILTIVIVGLFSSIIGALYPGLKAARLDAVEALNYD
- a CDS encoding glycosyltransferase family 39 protein, which encodes MPVQILTPTTAGIHPEKFSDHLYFARNQITAVIILCVFLLIGFTLRIHDLGVESLSEDEFNKLQTVEEYRTNGLSGKNGEHPFLMKGLQTISIASAEKLNNSIASPHLHIPEEAALRFPVALFGTFTALLLFLFVSELFGRSIGLTTAALWSVEPMAIGFDRIAKEDSLVLFFFLVTSLFFVKSQTKAEQGHPNWIRYVWGSAAGFGALMASKYYPFFLSIIGGYYNTFLRLPNKKWDIGNLRWILFFAIMGVVFLLLNPTILLPDTWHEMLKFSSEKRIGHDSYEFIGVLYPHKVTDWLNGVPWTFYYVFIAVKTSLTTLALFFIGLPLMFKRNLGDGRFYLLMWAFLWFMPFTFLGGKFTRYFTFAEPLILISAAVGFYFGVNWLSGKLSITSAAVCQIILFAALLAGPLFASLSVTPHFRLFTNPLGGGMAAAGSYFPHDEFYDTSTHDVVTAIAPLAESGAIIACETPTLFEYYAGKINRRDLHFVSLSEKSEVAALRNGDFIVLTKGRRYFSNTAYEDYLEKQTASSADIKAGGVMSARIYQLNENSLAVVKAIANQ